CTGGATTCCCGGCTGGTACCCGGCCGGCTCGCAGGTCGACCTGCCCGGCCTGCCGCAGCCCATGCCGGTCAACGCCCAGGACCAGGTGGCGCTATGGGCGGTGATGGGCGCGCTGATCGCGGGCATCGTCACCATCCTGCTGTTCTCGTTCTCGCACATCAAGGCCCACTTCGCCGAGGGCAGCAAGAGCGCGGTCTCGGGCGCGCTGCTGGCCTCCATGAACACCGCGGCCGAATACGGCTTCGGCGGCGTGATCGCGGCGCTGCCCGGCTTCCTGATGGTGGCCAGCGCGCTCAAGGCGATTCCCGATCCGCTGGTGGGCGAGGCGGTGGCGGTGACGTCGCTGGCCGGCATCACCGGCTCGGCCTCGGGCGGCATGAGCATCGCGCTGGCGGCCATGGCGCAGACCTTCATCGACAGCGCCCAGGCGGCCGGCATTCCCATGGAAGTGCTGCACCGCATCGCCGCCATGGCCAGCGGCGGCATGGACACGCTGCCGCACAACGGCGCCGTCATCACGCTGCTGGCCGTCACCGGCCTGACCCACCGCCAGTCTTACGGCGACATCTTCGCCATCACGCTGATCTCGACGCTGTCGGTGTTCCTGGTGATCGCCGTCTACTACCTGACCGGCATCGTCTGACCGGCCGGCCCGAAGGCCTGGCCGAAGATCTCGGCCAGCCACTGGCTGAACACCCGTACCCGCGCCGACACCTGGCGGTTCTGCGGGTACAGCACCGACACCGGCATCGGCGCCGGCGGCGCGTCGGGCAGCACCACCCTCAGGCGGCCCGACGCCAGTTCGTCGGCGACCCGGTAGCGCGGCACCTGCGCCAGTCCCAGGCCGGCCAGCGCCGCGCTGGCGTAGAGTTCGGCGCCATTGACGCTGATCACCGAACCGGGCCGCGCCAGCACGTTGCGGCCGTCCACCATGAAGTCCAGCGGCAGGCTGCGGCCGGTCGATGACGAGATGTAGTCCACCGCCCGGTGGCCTTCCAGGTCGTCCAGCGTGGCCGGCTCGCCGTAGCGCGCCAGATAGGCCGGGCTGGCCACGGTGACCTGCGGCATCAGGGCGATCTGCCGCCCCACCAGCGACGAATCCTGCAGCGTGCCGGCGCGCAGCACGCAGTCCACGCCCTCGCGCACCAGGTCGATCAGGCGGTCGTCCTCGCCCAGGTGCAGCACGATGTCCGGATAGCGTTCGAGAAACGCCGGCAGGCCCGGCATCACGAATACCCGCGCCAACGTGCCTTGCAGGTTGACCCGCAGCAATCCCTTGGGCGCGGTGTTCAGGAACGCGCCGTCCGCTTCCTCCAGGTCGGCCAGCAGGCGCACGCAGCGCCGGTAATAGGCCTCGCCGTCATGGGTCAGCCGCACCTGCCGGGTGGTGCGTTCCAGCAAGCGCGCGCCCAGCCGCTTTTCCATGCGCTTGATCAGGTTGGTGACGGTGGCGCGAGGAATCTGCAGGTCTTCGGCGGCCTTGGAGAAACTGCGCCGTTCGGCGATGCGGACGAACACCTGCATTTCCTGGAAGCGATCCATGCCGGTCCTTATTATTAATGCAAATGAAATTATGATAGCAAAACCAAGGTAATTATCTTCCACTTGGAATAGTCCATGATTCGTCTCACCCACTCACCCAAGGACAATCCATGACTTCCCAAGCTTCCCAACGCGTCGCCCTGGTCACCGGCGCCTCGCGCGGCATCGGCGCCGCCATCGTCCGCCGCCTGGCCGCCGACGGCTTCGCCGTCGCCATCAACTACGCCTCCAGCGCCGCCGAGGCCGACGCCCTGGCCGGCGAGATCCGCGCGGCCGGCGGCCGGGCGCTGGCGGTGCGCGCCGACGTCTCCAAGGCCGCCGAGGTGCGCGCCATGTTCGACCAGGTCGAAGCCGGCCTGGGCCGTATCGACGTGCTGGTCAACAGCGCCGGCGTGCTCAAGCTGCAGACGCTGGCCGAGGCCAGCGACGAACTCTACGACCAGACCTTCGACATCAACACCCGCGGCACCTTCAACACCCTGCGCGAGGCCGGCACGCGGCTGGCCGACGGCGGCAGCATCGTCAACGTCTCCAGCACCACGCTGGCGCTGAACATGCCCACCTACGGCATCTACATCGCCAGCAAGGCCGCGGTGGAAAGCTTCACCCGCGTGTTCGCCAAGGAACTGCGCGGCCGCCGCATCACGGTCAACGCCGTGGCGCCCGGCCCCGTCGCCACCGAACTGTTCAAGCAGGGCAAGAGCGCCGAGCTGATCGAGCACTTCGCCAAGATGCCGCCGCTGGAACGCCTGGGCCAGCCCGAGGACATCGCCGGCGTGGTGTCGTTCCTGGCCAGCGCCGACGGCGGCTGGATCAATGGCCAGGTGCTGCGCGCCAACGGCGGCCTGGCCTGAACCACGACCCGTTTCCGGAGACTTCCATGGCATCCGTCATCCTCATCACCGGCGCCGGCAGCGGCATCGGCAAGCTGTCCGCCGAAACCCTGGCCCGCGCCGGCCACACCGTCTACGCCACCATGCGCGATATCGCCGGCCGCAACGCTGGCCGCGCGCAAGCCATGCGCGACTGGTCCGCGGCCCACAAGGCCGACCTGCATCCGCTGGAACTGGACGTGCTGTCGCAGGCGTCCGCCGACGCCGCCGTCGCCGCCATCATCCGCGAACAGGGCCGGCTCGACGTGGTCATGCAGAACGCCGGCCACCTGGTGATCGGCCCGACCGAGGCGTTCACGGCCGAAGACATGCAGCACGCCTTCGACACCAACTTCTACGGTGCCCAGCGCGTCAACCGCGCCGCCCTGCCGCAGCTGCGCCGGCAGCAGTCGGGCCTGATGCTGTGGATCAGCAGCACCACCACCAAGGGCGGCTTTCCGCCGTTCATGGGACCGTACGGCGCGGCCAAGGCGGCGATGGATTCGCTGGCGGTGAGCCTGTCGTACGAACTGGCGCGCTTCGGCATCGAGACCTCGATCGTGGTGCCGGGCGCCTTCACCCGCGGCACCGAGCACTTCCCCAGCGCCGGCAAGCCCAGCGACCAGGCGCGCGTGGCGGCCTATGCGCGCTACGACGGCGTGATGGACCAGGTCGGCGCGCGCCTGAGCGCGCTCACCCCCGACGACGCCACGCCGCAGGCGGTGGCCGACGAGATCACGCGCATCGTCGGCCTGCCGGCGGGCAGCCGGCCGGCGCGCTCGGTGGTCGACTTCGTCGGCGATGGCGCCGAGCAAGTGCTGGCGCTGGCCGAGGAACTGCGGATCGCGTTCGCCGAGCGCATCGGCATCGCCGACCTGCTGCATCCGTCGGCGCCGCGCGCCTGAAAAAGGCGGCGTCCTCGCCAGACGGCAACGCGGGCGGGAACGGTAGAATCCGCCATCCCTCGCACTCGCTCGACGACGCG
The window above is part of the Achromobacter deleyi genome. Proteins encoded here:
- a CDS encoding LysR family transcriptional regulator, which gives rise to MDRFQEMQVFVRIAERRSFSKAAEDLQIPRATVTNLIKRMEKRLGARLLERTTRQVRLTHDGEAYYRRCVRLLADLEEADGAFLNTAPKGLLRVNLQGTLARVFVMPGLPAFLERYPDIVLHLGEDDRLIDLVREGVDCVLRAGTLQDSSLVGRQIALMPQVTVASPAYLARYGEPATLDDLEGHRAVDYISSSTGRSLPLDFMVDGRNVLARPGSVISVNGAELYASAALAGLGLAQVPRYRVADELASGRLRVVLPDAPPAPMPVSVLYPQNRQVSARVRVFSQWLAEIFGQAFGPAGQTMPVR
- a CDS encoding SDR family oxidoreductase, whose product is MTSQASQRVALVTGASRGIGAAIVRRLAADGFAVAINYASSAAEADALAGEIRAAGGRALAVRADVSKAAEVRAMFDQVEAGLGRIDVLVNSAGVLKLQTLAEASDELYDQTFDINTRGTFNTLREAGTRLADGGSIVNVSSTTLALNMPTYGIYIASKAAVESFTRVFAKELRGRRITVNAVAPGPVATELFKQGKSAELIEHFAKMPPLERLGQPEDIAGVVSFLASADGGWINGQVLRANGGLA
- a CDS encoding SDR family NAD(P)-dependent oxidoreductase, whose protein sequence is MASVILITGAGSGIGKLSAETLARAGHTVYATMRDIAGRNAGRAQAMRDWSAAHKADLHPLELDVLSQASADAAVAAIIREQGRLDVVMQNAGHLVIGPTEAFTAEDMQHAFDTNFYGAQRVNRAALPQLRRQQSGLMLWISSTTTKGGFPPFMGPYGAAKAAMDSLAVSLSYELARFGIETSIVVPGAFTRGTEHFPSAGKPSDQARVAAYARYDGVMDQVGARLSALTPDDATPQAVADEITRIVGLPAGSRPARSVVDFVGDGAEQVLALAEELRIAFAERIGIADLLHPSAPRA